Below is a genomic region from Medicago truncatula cultivar Jemalong A17 chromosome 3, MtrunA17r5.0-ANR, whole genome shotgun sequence.
GATGTATGTGGGGACTGGGGGTGTCGTGGCATGATATTTTCCTCTTTGGTTTCACTTTGCCTGCTTGCGAACAAGAGTTGTGTGCTGAAGATATCTCTTGCTAAAGGTTTCAAGTACAATAATATTGATATTACCATACTTATCCTGAGCTTAATCAAATAGCTCGTGTTTTAGTCAAATTTGGTCTTGATGTTTCTCCTGCTTCCTGTGCTATATTGATAGATATGAGTTTTGTCACCTTTTCAATggatttttttcccttttgttttttgtccGGGGCTCTCCCCTTTTCTCTCATAAACAAAGTCACAAGGTCATTCATCAAATAGCTTTACTTTGGTGAATCATTTATAAGTTAATCAAATTGATTGGTGAAGCACATGGATATGTTGAAGTAGAGACTAAGAAGAGTGTGGATTAAAGGAAGAGGAAAACTCATGTATCTTATTTGAACCAAATCTTGTATCTTGGAGTGTTCTAAGAAACAAGTATCGGCTGCATGCTACGACAATGTGGCGCACACACAGCTAAATTTCTATGGCTACAATTTGTCATGAATGAACTACATGTTCCTTTTCACACTTCTATGTTGTTATGTGATAACCTCAATGTCGCTCTACTTTCTTATGATCCAGTTTTGCATGCTTGTACAAAGCACATAGAATTGGACATTCATTTTGTCTAGAAATAGGGATTGTCTAAATCTGTAGTTGTCCTTCATGTGTATGTCGTTGACCAACATCCGAATTCATTCACACGTCACCACCATCAACTCGATTTAAAGAGCTTCGCACCAAACTCAATGTGTTTACCTTTCTGCAACCACCTTGACTCTGAGAGGGGATATCAAAGTATGTTATGAAGAGCACCAGTGCCTTGCACTAATTGAAACGGTTATTCAGTTATATGACAATTAGTCATTAGTTAGGGTCTTAACTGTAATGACTTCTATCTACAGCAATGATGTAAGAACTTCAGAGTAATGAAATCTTTGCTTCATTTTTGTCTTCCAGTTACCCTCTTCCTCTACATCTCATGCTTCACTACCTTCGATGAGATAGGTTTTGGTCCAACTTATTCCTAGCAGTAAACCTGAAGACCTATTATTAAAATGCAAATTTTAACGATGCATAGTTTGTGAATTGGATTTTTCATTATAGTAATAAGCATGGAATAATCATAAATTAGGCGATTAGtgactaaaaaaataacaaatcacCAGAAGGGATGAATATGTTAAGAATCAAAGAATAATTTATGACACCTAATATACAACAAAATATTTGCTTTGAGAATGTCAGCTTTGACGTGATATACAAATTTTAACGATGCATAGTTTGTGAATTGGATTTTTCATTATAGTAATAAGCATGGAATAATCATAAATTAGGCGATTAGtgactaaaaaaataacaaatcacCAGAAGGGATGAATATGTTAAGAATCAAAGAATAATTTATGACACCTAATATACAACAAAATATTTGCTTTGAGAATGTCAGCTTTGACGTGATATACATTATATTTGACTTTATTGAAAGTgttcattttaataaattcaaaagtTACGGTTTGATTATCAGCAACGGAATGCTAATTGCACAGCAATGTATCACGTGTAGCATTTCCAGTTGTTGAGTTCACTCTGTCACGAGAAACAACTTCGTTAGCAATGAAGCATATACATGTAGACAGGAAAATGGGATCATTTAGACATATAATATATATCTTACCCATCAGCAATTTTGCAGAGGAACTCACGTTGATCTTCTCTTAGTGGTACATCAGTGAAATCTGGCTCAGAGCAAGAtaattatatacaaaacattgttaaactcatcatatagtttttctaacatcaaattcttgagaaaaaaaatctaaatcttcACTCATAGTGTTAATATCTTGAAATGTGAGTTTTCTACTTCTAATTAGTATCATAATAAAGAACAATTccagtaaataaataacaaaacattTACATCAAGTTGTATCTTATCCTCAAGCAGGGGTTGTATCAACCTAGGCAGCCTTGGCCGACAGAAAAGCTAGCCATAAGAAAGTAAATTCAGTGTGGCAGAATTTAAAATGTTCTGATTTCGAGTCTTACAATTattaaagagaaaattgaaCTAGCTTGTGTCATAAAATAGATGGTAGAGTTAGGTTGTTTAGGTATATGTAGAAAAGGTCCATAATAGCTTAGATATAGAGTTTCCTAAATGACTATCTTCTGCCCTGCTCCCAAGGATATCGCACGTTTACAGGAGAAAACTATACCAGGTGAAAAAGACGAATTGTTTAGAGTTTAGACTATAACTAATCCCTAGACCTGAACAAACTCAATGCTTTGCGCTGCGGGTCAAATTAAGACCAAGTCTATTTAAGCAAATgacaattgaagaaaaattataagGTGATCATTCAATTATGACTAAAAATTACaagtaaaaaattgattttattttaatattttaccatGTACTCAAACTCAAAATATGACTCTTACAATAGCACTTTACTACAAGTATGCTGTCTAAACTAACATATTTCacctttaatattttgtttcaaaaagcCTCATCACAACATAATAGAACTAGCAATTAGGGGTGAGAGGTGAGTAAGTAACGGGTTGAGACAGATTATAGCCAACCCCAACTCATCCTTAAATTTTGATCTGATCAATTCTTTAGACCATAACTTATCCCTAGACCCGAACAATCCTGAAGCTTTGCAGGTCAAATTGGACCGAGACATGACGACTCTTAAGGATGAGTTTGGTCCTGCTCACCTAAACGTCATGCTTGAATTTTTACATTAGACTATCTTATTCTGATGTATAACCTTCTGTATATCAAAGCCATATTAAATCTAATTCAAGTTGTAGATCAGAGTTAGATTTAATATGGCTTTGTAGATCAGTAGACCTATTTGAGGGAAACAGAACAACTCTCCTACCGTCTATTTTAACTACTAACACTCAAATTCAAAACCTTACTTAAGGGGAACTGGATTACTTTAATAGTTGCTTGCACTAGACTTAATATAACATATGAGCTGCATCTCTAGtatgtccaattttttttgcaagtttaCTAGTTACGGAAGGTAATAACAAAATGAAGGGAAATCACTATTCTCAAAAGTACTATGCAATTACCTTTGCAATAAGCATCCACGTTTTGTTTATAACAGAACAATCACAAATTATTTTAACGAGTGTTGTTGATATAGTTACATAACTAACATAGTCCGAATATGGCATTCCTAATTTGATCAAATTTCCGGTTCTTGGAATGAGAATGAATAAAACTTGGTAGTTACTAATTCTATTAAGATCAGGATTTACAGGGTTTCCCTAGACATTTAGATTCCGTTTCAGTAATGATGAATTCAGAATTTTCCCCCCGAAGAACTCGCTTTCCAtgtcttttcctttctttcggTTGCATGCtattctcttctttctctctaacCCCTACGCTCCtatagtatttttatataaGTCAGTTGAAATCCAAAATCAGTTCTATGTCAATAATCTGCCTATAACTAATTAACATAACTatcaattagttaattaatcaCCAGTCATATCAATAACCTTCAATTATTTGAAAGCTAATATGAGATAAAAACACACTTTTTAAAAACCATACTCCCCCCAAAAATTCCAATAATAGCATAGAATAATTTATTGATACCACTACATACCGGCGCCTGTAatatttgatcccttaaaagatGTATTTCCCGTTACAAGTGCACCTTCCAAATTAGCATTGCTCAAATTTACCTGCAGAAAGCGGTAATGCAACACACCAAATTGAGAAATGGCAGAAGAAAACATTTGTTAATTACAGTGATTTGAGGCACGTTTTCAGCTTCAACTAAATTAATACTTGTAGGACTAAAAAGTATAGTACATAGAACAGATTTGTAGAGTTCACTATAAGATTGTTTTGACAGGGCAAACTTATGACATTTCATTAGCTCTCTTGTAAGATATATCCCTTGAATATTCTAATTTgccattttaatttaatttcttaccATTCTTTTCGAACATTTATCACTTCTCTTCttcaaataatataacaaagGAACATATAAGTATAACTCTTTATTAGGTTGTTGAATACTGGAATTGTGTGTTTAACTGTATATTATCAATTTCCCTCCTTTCAATCACTGCTATTAAGCAAAGTTTTGAACAAGGATGATGATAACAACATAGCAAATAAAAAGTTCTTATGttaataaagaaattatattGGCGTAAGGGTGATATCTATTAACCGGTAATAAGCAGCAATTATCTAAAATTAAATTCCCATCACATCCTATCATAATGAGCATGAAAAAAGACTCACCTTTGTCACATTTGCCAGGGAAAAGTCTGCACTTCTAAGATCAGTATCCGAAAGATCAGCACCTGACATGACAAAGGGTGGGGAGATATTGAATGTAAATGGAAATGACAAGCCATGTGTGTATACTACATTCATTGTGATACATTTTTGGTGTTGGCCAAACCTGTTAAATCAGCATCAAAGAAGCTAGCACCTAACAATTTTGCACCTTTAAAATTGGCTTGTCGCAGTATGGACTGTAATGTAACaggtaaataataataagataacATGTCACATTCTGATCTAAAACACCCAATTTGACTAAACCCATCATCAAATCAACTTaaactttcttctttttttcttaaagaaataaaaaactacaCCGTTTTGAAGTCTTGCTTGATGAGTGTCTTGCCACTGAAATCTTTTCCAGAAAGATCCTGTCCTCTAGTAACCCCTTGACCATATGGACCTCCACCCTGCATTGATCACCAAACCATACCCATCATTTGTtaaccaaaaaagaataaaacttGAACAAATGGAGTTCAAATTCTCTCCTAAAAACTACAAACTGTTAAATTACATTATGATTAGCTATCTACGAACACTAATACAGACACGGACACCAACCAAGATACATACACACCACGAAGTACTAACAAAAATATGGACACCAGACAACACACTGACATGTGTCGGACACCAGACAAACATTCATATTGAAGTGTAGGCCCTGCATAGTTAGTTAGTAATAGTATTAAGTATATACCTTGAATGCAAGTGCAGGATCAACAAAGAAGAGAGAAGCAGATAGAAGAGCAACTAGAGCTGCACTAGACACTGATTCACCCAATGATAATGCGAGTTTCTGAGATGCTTGgtgattttgttttggattgGTTCCCTGTGAAGAGTAGTAGAGTGAAAATTATTAAACTtgaataagagaaaaaaaatgattcatgAATATAAACTTGTATAGTATAGTATACGAACCAGAAACAGAGAAAGAGGAGTTGGTGAGCTGGTTGAAGAGGAAGGTGTTGACCTTAAGAGATGGTGATGAGGTTTGGAAGTTGAAGGCAAAGAGGCGTTCAGAAAAAGAGCCATTGTTGTATAGTTGCAGTTACAGTTACAGAAGATGCAACTCGATGATGACACATATCAGTCTATTATGCGGATGTGGAATTATTGTGGATAATgtttcattttatgaattgaaTAGTGTCTCAATTTTGCCTCTACATTCATATTCTTTCTTTAAATTGGTTATAAAAATAGTGTTTGTTTTGCTTTTAATGTATTATTGCCCCGTATACGAGATACGATTCGGATACTATACTACAACGATATGTCGGTAcggaaaaaatttataaatcaagatacgatacagctgggatacgttaataaaaaattatagggttaattaagtttttggtccctataaatatctgcagttttgtttttaatccctataaaaataattcacactttttagtccctacaaaattttccgttagtgtttttagtccctgttaaattaaaatttgtttaattatacttaaaattttaaattttttaatgattttttacatacttgtttaaaacattataaaaagttccgccacaataaattagctcaaaattttatttttaggtccaaattttcgttagttttatcttgaattttcgatgttttaaaaaaattatatttaattcattacatgttaaaaatttctaatttttttataaaagagattattataatattcttaacatgtctgttaaaaatcatttaaaaatataaaagtttaagtataattaaacaaatttcaatttaacaggaaccaacacatacttttagtccttgtaaaattaaaatttgcttaattgtgcttaaacttttaaatttgtaacatatttttcacatacttacttagaatattatgcAAAGTTCAtccgcaaaaaagtaatttaaaattttattattagatcCAAactttcattaatataatcttgaaaatttggtttagaaaaatttatatttaattcattacatgttcaAAAGCTAAAAGAAATTTCAAAAGAGTGtgttacgatgttatgaacatgtatgtaaaaaatctttcaaaaatttagaagtttaagcataattaaacaaattttaatttaacagggactaaaaacacaaacagaaaattttgtctgaactaaaaacaaaactgcagatatttatagggaccaaaaacttaattaacccaaaattatataattaaatgtacaatataattataaccattttttaatatgcaaatatattaacaaacaaaagaaaccgGTAGACTCgtagcacatcaacataaatataaataatattaacgattaagagagtgatgattagtcaattacatacacaatattATACTATATCTAAAAGGAACATTgttagtgctatactatatcgatccaaaaaagaagcactatatccaaaaaataacacatcagtactcaagagttaagttattttagttaacattaattgGGAAGTATCGGGGCAGATATCAGTGCATGATAATTAtcggatactctcctgataTGTATCGGGAAGTATaggataattattatttttttaaaataaaatttaatcttcggatactctcctgatacgtatcgaGAAGTGTCAAACAAGTATCAGTAcaggatacgcaggggatacgatacgtcatcgattttgaagtatcggggcttcacagATTATTACAAGTGTTTTACAAAtgccaaaaataattttaattttaattctatAAAGAGTTTAATGGTGGTGGCTTGATCGTTCAAAAAAACTTTGCAAACATgactaattaaaatatttagaattacacgtcaattaatatttttaatttatgatcaAGCATACCAGATTGATATGtgtcaattaatattaaataatatccAAACAAGCTAATTAACTGATCAGTTAAATATTTAGATGAATGAATAGTTTAAGGGCCTTTTAACATAACTTAATAGTTTTGGGATCAATTTGAAAGAAGAGTCAAAAACTAAATTGATATTGTATTCATTTTGgatgaaattatttttctcaatgTATATTGAAATTTAGATCTCGTGGAGCAACTCTAAGTTTGATACTCTatctaaatattaaattttaatgttatattttctcttctttttttttttttccgagtTTATTGAATAACTCATATATATGATCTATattatacatcaattatttaatgaaattaaaatgagaatctttgtttataatagtgatcgagAGAAGTATACTATTAATGATCGAacacaaaattttatataaattggATTGTAGCTAtgtaagttaaaaaaaaattacttatatttttaaaaaaacttaggTTTAATTGCGCTTTGGTCTCTCTATTTTATTAAACTCATGAAAATAGTCCctttattttcaaatcaaattttgGTCCCTTTATTTTCCTAGTTGCAAATTTGGTCTCAACTTGTGTTCTTGTCCTTAAAATGGCGACTTTTGGCTCAAACAAAGGTAAACTATGGTCTCAAAAGAGATATTTTGTCTTTAGATTCATTTTTTGGTGCAAGTACTCAAATACTTATACGAAAAAATGTTGAACAATCAAGTGCTCGAATGGTGATCTCACCTTTTGACACTCACATATCGTGTCTCATGACAATATCCACTAAAAAGGGACAGTATCCACTAAAATATTCTGCATGTGCATCTCATGGGACAAAAGTTAGTAGTAAGTatttaaaagcaaaaaattactagttgttttcttttgtttgaatGTGTAAATCCCCCATCGTTGACCAACAAAGATACCCATCAAGTAAGGCATTATTTTTGATTGAATGAAGAAAAGAGAGTGAAAACAAAATGGCAGCAGCTGCAGTAGAAACACCTAGCAGCAGAGGAGGACAGAGATGGTCTCTAACTGGAATGACAGCACTTGTTACCGGTGGCACTCGTGGAATCGGGTTTTCATCTTTCTCCTTTTCCcttatttcattgtttatctTATCTTCAACACCCTGCATCATTATTCATATGTAGTCTTTATTTTGATCTAGCCAAAAATACTTCATTATCTTTTACACTCTCCGTTTTAAGATTAGTGTCGTTTAAAGGTTTTTGCACACGGACTAACACTGCAACATAATTGAGATCTAGTTACATTTGGACAATTGTTAGGTATTACTAAAGAGCTTTAGTAACATTTTACCAAAGAGATGatacttttattaagaaaagatTTTAATCCATCCATTCATTTGACACATTGTTTAGGCATGCCATAGTGAATGATCTTGTTGCATTTGGTGCTGCTGTACACACTTGTTCAAGGACTGAATCAGAGCTCAGTAAGTGTTTACAAGAATGGCAAAGTAAGGGATTTTCGGTTACTGGGTCGGTCTGTGATGTAAGCTCTCGATCCCAAAGAGAGAGCCTTGTTCAAGAAGTGGCTTCCACTTTCAATGGCAAGCTCAACATCTTTGTAAGTACTCAAtgtgccaaaaatataaatcattaataagaaaatatgcATTGTTGACTATTATATTCATGGATCTATGCAGAAAACTATTGGACTAAGTTTGAATTGGCATAGGTTTGTTGATAGTAAAGGCTTGAATTGAGTAGTAGTGTTGTACTTTGAATTCAACTTGATCCATTAACTTAATTATAAAGAGTGATGACAATGGTAAAGTGGATATATCTATGCTGCAACACTGTAAACACTTCTCCCATAAGTCGACAAAATACTTGAGTTGTTGCTATTGGAAAAAACTTAAGTTCcgcattgaaaaaatataacacCTTAAGAGAGTTTATAAACGGTAGTATCCTTTATCttcaaaattatacaaacatCAAGTCAAATAATGAAAAGAGTTTGTAAATACTAAACAGTGACATCTCTTACCTTACAAATAATTACTATTTTACTTCATCTGTTATCTTacattttatcctttttatgtATCTGCTTAAGATTTTTGTTTAGAAATTATACTAGTTGATCGATGTTTAGAGTTGAGGTCGATAACAAACTGTTTCTTCCAGATCTAGTTATCTAATATTTCTCCAAAACTTTTGATATGTCTATACATTGTTTAAAGTcggatttaattcaacaatgTGTGCAATCTGCAAATGCTGCTTATGTGATGATATAATTTTACACCACAAATTAATGAATCACTTTGCCGTGAATCATACATATTTTCATGAATTTATGCTTTTAGGTAAATAACGTGGGATCAAACTTTAGAAAACCAACCATTGAGTACACTGCTGAAGAATATTCAGAGCTAATGACAATTAATTTAGACTCATCATTCCATCTGTGCCAACTTTCACATCCTCTTCTAAAAGAATCTGGAAATGGTAGCATTGTGTTCATTTCATCTGTTGCAGGTGTGGTTAGCTTAGGTACTGGATCTGTCTACGCAGCAAGTAAAGGTGAGTGCTACACTCGttagttcttttatttttttcatgtaaATGTGATTAATAAAATGTTACGATCAAACGAAAATTATGTTTCATCCGTTGAATTTTCAGCTGCAATTAATCAGCTTACAAAAAATCTGGCCTGTGAATGGGCAATAGACAACATAAGGAGCAATTGTGTTGTACCATGGGCAACCAGAACCCCACTTGTAGAACATGTAATTTTCTTGCTCCCTAACTTACTTATTTGGTTGATTGAATCCCACATAGAACCAATAAATATGGATACataataatactaaaaaaaaaaaaattagacgtCAAAATTTGATGTCAAATACGAGTGTCCTTTGAgttttatgtgtattttttaaatgtgtgtAAGTTGtagaagataaaaaagaaatagagataaacatattttgatgttcaaatataatttctttagTATTATTATCATCTGTAAGGTCCGGTCCGCTTATGATTGATTATATGGACTAGCAGTAAATTGTTAGGATAACATAAATATAGTGTTTCTGTGTTGATTGTGtctaatttttacattttttcatTCATGGAAATACATGAATATTCCTATCTTCAATAGacattcttcatattttctcaagcaaatcttttTTGTTCAAACTAACTATGGATGTCTCTTGTCTCTGTGtttgatccaatttttttttttttgtagttatttcaaaatcaaaagtttgTGGATGATATTTTGTCTCGAACTCCTCTTAAGCGCATTGCCGAACCTGAAGAGGTCTCCTCTTTGGTGACTTTCCTTTGCTTACCTGCTGCATCATACATCACTGGAcaagttatttgtgttgatgGGGGATTAACTGTGTTTGGATTTCAACCCAGCATGAGAATTACATGAGATAGTGCATTTCTTATCTGTTTATTTATGCTCACTTATTTCAAGTGTACTGGTGGCTAGCTATGTTGTGACAAATGATCaccttatttttctctcttttgttttaagaatatgaatatttttctttttttttttaatttcatccttgtgaagtcataaattatttttgtttgaacaaAACAAACTCAACGCATATCATTTAAACTCAGAGATCCATTCACTGAATTATGCAGTGATTATTGTCGTTACTGTTCTCTGGACGTCTACCCCTAGGTTGAGCAACAGACCACTAAGGAAAATTCATCACGGCTGCACTGCAAAACTGTCCCGAACTGGACTGTTTCTGGTTCCAATTTAGATTGTTGTGATTATCCCAAATACCAGCCAGAAGCATCATAACATAACTCTGTGAACAACATCCTCTACTTCATAGGAAAAAATTTCCAATAAAACATCTGTCGCAGAAGTGAAGTGTTGCAACCTGTCACAGACAATAAACCCGATTTTGTCCAGCATTGAACACTTCTAGcacattgaaagaagagatgccAATCGGACTCCACTTGAAAGAAGAGATGCCAAAAAATACATATACGTTgtaattatgatattgttaaaatttaaatattgatgattcaatttgtttcttttttatatgtaaatcaaaagagttaaaaaaaaaacttcatattttgtttttctacatcaagttttttttttcttttttgacagcaaaaattttaatgataaatatggatgaaaataataaaaaatttggagAAATAAACCACGAGGCGTAGgggcgtttttttttttttttttttactaacgtGGTTTAGCCTAGAGTGTACATGTTTTATGACTTCGAAAATTTcctaatcaaatttttttttttttaattttatatgagttttaaatgataatgaaaaaaacaagaagaaatagAATATATACCAATATTGGaaatatcttttaaattttgtaaGAAACACTTAGTTTTATTTGACACTCACCTAAACACATTgattttaataagaaaatataaagttaaatatatattattttgcgTGTCCCCATTGTGATTATATTAgaaattttttgagaaaaatacaaaagtttCAATTAAATGATGAATGCTACTTGTTTTAGATTCCATTATTTATTCgcaattaattcatttaaatctaatatagtttttttaattaatttaacaatTACAACTCTAGTTATCATTGgatttaaagaaaattttgaaattaggtAGATCACATTGTAATATTGAATCCAAGTTGTTCAATTGATGAGTTCATGTGCATGTGCGCATAGTAGTGACAtcatcttttcctttttttttttttttttctttctctcataTGAACCATGTTTGATGtataaaatatatacttttgaGGTTGCAAAAAGACCCGTTGATAGGGAAGGTTTTTGGTTTAAGGTGTTGGTTGCTAGGTATGGTGTGGACTCAGGGAGGTTGGAGATTGGGGGTCGGAATGTTTCTTCTTGGTAGCGGGAGATTGCAAAAATTAGGGATGGTAGAGGCGACGTTGGGGGAGGTTGGTTTGAGGAGAATGTATCACGTAGAGTGGGGGATGAAGCTGATTCATCTTTTTGGTATGATCGGTGGATAGGTGAGACTCCTTTTAGTGTGCGGTTTAGGCACTTATTTGATTTATCTTTAAATAAGTCATGCTCGGTCGCCACTATGTTTCATCTTGGTTGGGAGGAGGGGGTGAAGCATGGAGGTGGAGAAGGAGACTATGGGCTGGGAGGAGGATTTAGTAGCGGAGTGTAGGGCTTTACTTCACACTGTTGTTTTGCATCATAATGCTCCAGATGAGTAGCATTGGTACCCTGACATTATGGGGGGTTACACAGTGCGTACAGGTTATCACCTTCTCACTTCACAAGATTTACCAATTGTGGGTACTTCAGATGTCCTTGTTTGACATAAGCAGATTCCATTGAAGGTCTCTATTCTAGCTTGGAGACTACTTCTTGACAGATTACCAACTAAACCGAATCTGTTGAATTGCGGTATTTTATGATCGGAGGCAGTCATCTATTCGATGACGCGTGGGCAGGCCGAAACAGCCTCCCACCTATTTTTGTATTGCGGCATGTATGCTCCACTGTGGCAGATGGTCAGGTGTTTAAGGGGTCTGAAGGCTTGTCGATCTTTCTTGCAGCTTCTATGGCTCTTGT
It encodes:
- the LOC25489346 gene encoding tropinone reductase homolog At5g06060 — protein: MAAAAVETPSSRGGQRWSLTGMTALVTGGTRGIGHAIVNDLVAFGAAVHTCSRTESELSKCLQEWQSKGFSVTGSVCDVSSRSQRESLVQEVASTFNGKLNIFVNNVGSNFRKPTIEYTAEEYSELMTINLDSSFHLCQLSHPLLKESGNGSIVFISSVAGVVSLGTGSVYAASKAAINQLTKNLACEWAIDNIRSNCVVPWATRTPLVEHLFQNQKFVDDILSRTPLKRIAEPEEVSSLVTFLCLPAASYITGQVICVDGGLTVFGFQPSMRIT
- the LOC25489345 gene encoding thylakoid lumenal 15 kDa protein 1, chloroplastic isoform X1 — encoded protein: MALFLNASLPSTSKPHHHLLRSTPSSSTSSPTPLSLFLGTNPKQNHQASQKLALSLGESVSSAALVALLSASLFFVDPALAFKGGGPYGQGVTRGQDLSGKDFSGKTLIKQDFKTSILRQANFKGAKLLGASFFDADLTGADLSDTDLRSADFSLANVTKVNLSNANLEGALVTGNTSFKGSNITGADFTDVPLREDQREFLCKIADGVNSTTGNATRDTLLCN
- the LOC25489345 gene encoding thylakoid lumenal 15 kDa protein 1, chloroplastic isoform X2; its protein translation is MALFLNASLPSTSKPHHHLLRSTPSSSTSSPTPLSLFLGTNPKQNHQASQKLALSLGESVSSAALVALLSASLFFVDPALAFKGGGPYGQGVTRGQDLSGKDFSGKTLIKQDFKTSILRQANFKGAKLLGASFFDADLTGADLSDTDLRSADFSLANVTKVNLSNANLEGALVTGNTSFKGSNITGAGA